From one Salinibacterium hongtaonis genomic stretch:
- the coaA gene encoding type I pantothenate kinase, whose protein sequence is MSDPTNGSPGSTPFVEIERAAWADLAPATQLPLAPDELTGLRGLGDMLEIDEVSDVYLPLSRLINLYAVGAQQLHAATSAFLGERSPTTPFVIGVAGSVAVGKSTIARLLRVLLARWESTPRVALLTTDGFLLPNAELERRGLMQRKGFPESYDRRSLLRFVTQVKSGVAEVRAPVYSHLSYDIIPGAEAVVRRPDILIVEGLNVLQPPMGNKLAVSDLFDFSIYVDARTADIARWYEERFLKLQRGAFTNPESYFHRYASLDEAAARATAADIWQRINLPNLTENVRPTRSRATLVLRKDPQHRVQKILLRKI, encoded by the coding sequence ATGTCCGACCCCACTAATGGCTCCCCCGGAAGCACTCCGTTCGTCGAAATCGAGCGGGCTGCCTGGGCAGACCTGGCCCCAGCGACGCAGCTGCCCCTTGCCCCCGATGAGCTCACAGGCCTCAGGGGCCTCGGAGACATGCTCGAAATCGACGAGGTTTCTGATGTCTACCTTCCGCTGAGCAGACTCATCAATCTTTATGCGGTCGGAGCGCAGCAGCTTCATGCCGCAACGAGCGCATTTCTAGGGGAACGCTCCCCCACGACACCCTTTGTCATCGGCGTCGCCGGCTCCGTTGCGGTCGGCAAGTCCACGATCGCGCGGCTACTGCGGGTCTTACTCGCCCGGTGGGAATCAACCCCCCGCGTGGCCCTGCTCACCACCGACGGCTTTCTGCTGCCCAACGCCGAGCTCGAGCGCCGCGGGCTCATGCAGCGCAAGGGTTTTCCGGAATCCTACGATCGCCGGTCGCTGCTTCGCTTCGTCACTCAGGTCAAGAGCGGGGTCGCCGAGGTTCGCGCTCCCGTCTATTCGCACTTGAGCTACGACATCATTCCCGGGGCAGAGGCCGTCGTTCGCCGCCCCGACATTCTCATCGTCGAGGGGCTCAACGTTTTGCAGCCGCCCATGGGCAACAAGCTGGCTGTGAGCGACCTCTTCGACTTCAGCATTTATGTGGATGCCCGCACGGCAGACATCGCCCGCTGGTATGAGGAGCGATTCCTCAAGCTGCAACGCGGGGCATTCACGAACCCAGAGTCGTACTTTCACCGGTACGCAAGCCTCGACGAAGCAGCAGCCAGGGCCACCGCTGCGGACATCTGGCAGCGCATCAACCTGCCGAACCTCACCGAGAATGTGCGCCCGACTCGGTCACGGGCAACGCTCGTGCTGCGCAAAGACCCTCAGCACAGGGTTCAGAAGATCCTGCTGCGCAAGATCTGA
- the glmM gene encoding phosphoglucosamine mutase: protein MTTRLFGTDGVRGLANQDLTVELALGLAQSAAVVLGQGRVADGRRASGRRPVAVIARDPRISGEFISSAVAAGLASSGVDVLDAGVIPTPAAAFLIGDIKADFGFMISASHNPADDNGIKIFAVGGTKLPDVVEDRIEHAFRTERKLAPTGVEVGRIRRFADAEDRYVLHLLASLPHRLDGIHVVLDCAHGAASGVSPQVFTDAGARVTVIGADPDGFNINDGVGSTHLDRLAEAVLAHGADVGIAHDGDADRCLAVDHEGNIVDGDQIMAILALSMKERGLLKNDTLVATVMSNLGLRLAMQEHGIEMVLTSVGDRYVLEALSEKGLNLGGEQSGHVIMSDFATTGDGILTGLHLVAEMARTTKSLAELASVMTVYPQVMINVRGVDRTKLAECAEVAVAITAWESELGETGRVLLRPSGTEPMVRVMVEAADTETAERAAQELADVVRKHLAA from the coding sequence ATGACGACTCGACTCTTCGGCACGGATGGCGTGCGGGGCCTGGCGAACCAGGACCTCACGGTGGAGCTAGCTCTCGGGCTTGCTCAATCCGCAGCTGTAGTACTCGGACAGGGGCGGGTGGCCGATGGCCGCCGCGCTTCTGGTCGGCGCCCCGTCGCCGTTATTGCGCGTGACCCCCGGATCTCGGGTGAGTTCATCAGCTCCGCTGTGGCGGCCGGACTCGCGAGCTCGGGGGTCGACGTGCTTGACGCCGGCGTCATCCCGACCCCGGCAGCAGCGTTTCTTATTGGAGACATCAAGGCCGACTTCGGCTTTATGATCTCCGCCTCGCACAACCCCGCCGACGATAACGGAATCAAGATTTTCGCCGTCGGCGGCACCAAACTTCCCGATGTGGTCGAGGACCGCATCGAGCATGCCTTCCGCACCGAGCGCAAGCTTGCGCCCACCGGTGTCGAGGTCGGGCGCATCCGCCGATTCGCCGATGCAGAAGACCGGTATGTGCTGCACCTCTTGGCGAGCCTTCCGCACCGTCTCGACGGCATCCACGTGGTGCTTGACTGCGCCCACGGCGCTGCCTCAGGGGTCTCTCCCCAGGTCTTCACGGATGCTGGCGCGCGCGTCACCGTGATCGGTGCCGATCCCGACGGATTCAACATCAACGATGGCGTGGGGTCCACCCACCTCGATCGTCTCGCCGAGGCCGTGCTTGCCCACGGTGCCGACGTCGGCATTGCTCACGACGGCGACGCCGACCGCTGCTTGGCCGTGGACCACGAGGGCAACATCGTCGACGGCGATCAGATCATGGCGATCCTCGCGCTGTCGATGAAGGAGCGCGGTCTGCTCAAGAACGACACGCTCGTCGCGACGGTTATGAGCAACCTCGGACTGCGCTTGGCAATGCAGGAGCATGGCATCGAGATGGTGCTCACCTCGGTGGGCGATCGTTACGTCTTGGAGGCGCTCAGCGAAAAGGGCCTCAATCTCGGCGGCGAACAGTCTGGCCATGTCATCATGAGCGACTTCGCGACGACCGGTGACGGCATTCTGACAGGCCTTCACCTCGTGGCAGAGATGGCCAGAACCACCAAATCGCTCGCCGAACTTGCCTCGGTGATGACCGTGTATCCGCAGGTCATGATCAACGTGCGCGGTGTCGACCGCACCAAGCTGGCCGAATGCGCGGAGGTTGCCGTCGCGATCACCGCGTGGGAATCCGAGCTGGGTGAGACGGGGCGCGTGCTCCTTCGTCCGTCAGGGACCGAGCCGATGGTTCGCGTCATGGTCGAGGCGGCAGACACCGAGACCGCCGAGCGTGCGGCACAGGAGCTAGCCGACGTGGTGCGCAAGCACCTCGCCGCATAA
- the rpsI gene encoding 30S ribosomal protein S9 produces MAKIADSIDQAPESFTTETPASEAPKAPRAVLNVPGAAVGRRKQAIARVRIVPGNGAFVVNGRTLENYFPNKLHQQLINDPFKVLDLLGSYDVIAKVTGGGPSGQAGAVRLAIARSLNEIDRENNRPLLKKAGFLTRDARVIERKKAGLKKARKASQFSKR; encoded by the coding sequence ATGGCGAAGATCGCAGACTCCATCGACCAGGCTCCTGAGAGCTTCACGACCGAGACGCCCGCGTCGGAGGCTCCCAAGGCTCCCCGCGCCGTTCTCAACGTTCCCGGCGCAGCCGTGGGACGCCGCAAGCAGGCAATCGCCCGCGTGCGCATCGTTCCGGGCAACGGCGCTTTCGTCGTAAACGGCCGCACCCTCGAGAACTACTTCCCGAACAAGCTGCACCAGCAGCTCATCAACGACCCGTTCAAGGTGCTTGACCTCCTCGGCAGCTACGACGTCATTGCCAAGGTCACGGGCGGTGGCCCCTCGGGTCAGGCCGGTGCTGTTCGCCTCGCAATCGCTCGTTCGCTGAACGAGATCGACCGCGAGAACAACCGTCCCCTCCTCAAGAAGGCCGGATTCCTCACGCGTGACGCCCGCGTCATCGAGCGCAAGAAGGCCGGTCTCAAGAAGGCCCGCAAGGCTTCGCAGTTCTCGAAGCGCTAA
- the rplM gene encoding 50S ribosomal protein L13 encodes MTRTFSPTPNDVQRDWLIIDATDVVLGRLASHAATLLRGKHKATFAPHMDMGDFVIIINADKVALTGSKLVQKKAYRHSGYPGGLTATTYSELLEKHPTRAVEKAIRGMLPKNSIGRAQLAKLKVYAGPEHPHAAQQPKTYTLGQVAQ; translated from the coding sequence GTGACTCGCACATTTTCTCCCACGCCCAATGATGTCCAGCGTGACTGGCTCATCATCGACGCGACCGACGTCGTGCTGGGCCGTCTTGCCAGCCACGCCGCAACGCTTCTCCGCGGCAAGCACAAGGCAACATTCGCTCCGCACATGGACATGGGCGACTTCGTCATCATCATCAACGCCGACAAGGTGGCGCTGACGGGCTCCAAGCTCGTTCAGAAGAAGGCCTACCGTCACTCGGGTTACCCGGGCGGCCTCACGGCTACCACCTACTCCGAGCTCCTTGAGAAGCACCCGACGCGCGCGGTCGAGAAGGCCATCCGCGGCATGCTCCCCAAGAACTCGATCGGTCGGGCTCAGCTTGCCAAGCTCAAGGTCTACGCGGGCCCCGAGCACCCTCACGCTGCGCAGCAGCCCAAGACCTACACCCTCGGCCAGGTCGCGCAGTAG
- a CDS encoding tRNA pseudouridine synthase A — MEARVLADEAEGHPSKGSVRIRLQIAYDGTDFSGWARQAEQRTVQGALESSLSVLMSRHGPAPRLVVAGRTDAGVHATGQVAHVDLTEEQLRSLTGPRRGAGHTAKHGRRKRPQEVDGPASLARRLNGIAGLDSDVVVLSSSLAPEGFDARFSPVWRRYEYRVGDLGALRNPLERHRTVWFPAELDIDAMNTAADELRGLHDWAAYCKPRDGATTVRTLQEFSWVRDQTGVLIATVTADAFCHSMVRSLVGACVSVGQGTLSAERPGQIRDERLRGSEFKVMPAKGLTLVEVGYPPDEELAARAEQTRARREPLD; from the coding sequence GTGGAAGCGCGTGTGCTGGCCGACGAGGCCGAAGGTCATCCTTCGAAGGGCAGCGTTCGCATCCGTCTGCAGATTGCCTACGACGGCACCGACTTCTCAGGATGGGCGCGCCAGGCTGAACAGCGCACGGTTCAGGGGGCTCTCGAGTCATCGTTGAGCGTCTTGATGAGCCGTCATGGCCCAGCGCCACGGCTCGTGGTCGCGGGCCGCACCGACGCGGGTGTGCACGCCACTGGTCAGGTCGCCCACGTGGACCTGACCGAAGAGCAGCTTCGCAGCCTCACCGGCCCGAGGCGAGGGGCAGGACACACCGCGAAGCATGGTCGCCGCAAGCGACCGCAGGAGGTCGACGGCCCCGCCTCCCTTGCCCGTCGACTCAACGGCATTGCTGGCCTCGATAGCGACGTTGTTGTCTTGTCGAGCTCGCTCGCCCCCGAAGGGTTCGATGCGAGGTTCTCGCCCGTCTGGAGGCGCTACGAGTACCGCGTCGGCGACCTCGGGGCGCTTCGCAACCCGCTTGAGCGACATCGGACGGTCTGGTTCCCCGCTGAACTCGACATCGATGCGATGAACACGGCTGCGGATGAACTGCGCGGGCTCCACGACTGGGCCGCCTACTGCAAGCCGCGGGATGGGGCCACAACGGTTCGCACCCTCCAGGAGTTCTCGTGGGTGAGGGATCAGACGGGAGTGCTGATCGCGACCGTCACGGCCGACGCCTTCTGCCACAGCATGGTGCGCTCGCTCGTTGGTGCGTGCGTTTCTGTGGGGCAGGGGACTTTGAGTGCAGAGCGTCCAGGGCAGATCCGCGACGAGCGACTGAGGGGCAGCGAGTTCAAGGTGATGCCGGCCAAAGGGCTCACTCTCGTGGAAGTGGGGTATCCGCCAGACGAGGAACTCGCCGCCCGAGCCGAACAAACGAGGGCTCGGCGGGAGCCTCTCGACTAA
- a CDS encoding acyltransferase family protein — protein MPLLKISSAPAGVDPTPLRALPSPGGTRFAGLDGLRAIAVVLVLVYHLAPGALVGGFIGVDVFFVISGFLITALLLREHAATSTVRLGRFWIRRARRLLPAIGLLVLVTSAIAAVVGGDVVIGLGGQILGAATFSSNWIALAGTTSYFDASTPELLRNLWSLGVEEQFYLVWPVVLLGLLVVPRRWMRVTLLGATAVAAALLMAAMWSPGIDSTRLYYGTDTHSFGLLAGAAFAVASAGGLAFGRRASIALQAGGMLAIVGLVSLAIVMPADGALPYLGGLALASALSVVAIAGATLDGSRTGAWLDSAPLAWVGERSFGLYLWHWPIWVLVTAIASDLRASTAGQWTIGGIALVLTVAATVASHRYVEQPIRRLGFRGAAREFGDQLRIRAPRRGVRMLVFAVAASASLALIAATASGIVSGEKAGSVERQIEAGRAAIESTAVPHSGATPTSPTSPVASPESAAPAALPGGDQITAIGDSVMLASAASLQQTFPGIVIDAAVSRQFSAVPNLIRAHKEANTLRPIVLLGLGTNGPVDADVLAEVRQLLGTAHQLVVVNVYAPRSWTDGVNTELTRFAQRFRDVELANWRDSIAPQLRLLAGDQIHPGDAGGLVYASAVRDALQRLAELPPVIGPRDYGLAAQPL, from the coding sequence ATGCCGTTACTTAAGATTTCGTCCGCGCCCGCTGGCGTCGACCCCACCCCGTTGCGGGCGCTGCCGTCACCGGGCGGCACACGTTTTGCTGGACTCGACGGGTTGCGCGCGATCGCCGTCGTTCTCGTTCTCGTCTACCACTTGGCTCCCGGCGCTCTGGTCGGCGGTTTCATCGGGGTCGACGTCTTCTTCGTCATCAGCGGCTTTCTCATCACGGCCCTTTTGCTCCGCGAGCACGCCGCAACATCCACCGTGCGTCTGGGGCGGTTCTGGATCCGGCGCGCCAGGCGCCTGCTGCCCGCAATCGGCCTGCTGGTGCTGGTGACGAGCGCCATCGCAGCAGTCGTCGGTGGCGATGTCGTCATTGGGCTTGGCGGGCAGATTCTGGGGGCCGCCACTTTTAGCAGCAACTGGATCGCCCTCGCGGGCACGACCAGCTATTTCGACGCGTCTACCCCCGAGCTACTGCGTAACCTGTGGTCCCTCGGAGTGGAAGAGCAGTTCTACCTCGTGTGGCCCGTGGTGCTGCTCGGGCTGCTTGTTGTGCCCCGTCGTTGGATGAGAGTGACGCTGCTCGGCGCGACGGCCGTTGCCGCCGCGTTACTCATGGCCGCGATGTGGTCGCCCGGCATCGACAGCACGCGGCTCTATTACGGCACAGATACGCACAGTTTCGGCCTTCTCGCTGGCGCAGCCTTCGCCGTCGCATCGGCTGGCGGTCTCGCCTTCGGCCGCCGGGCGAGTATTGCCCTGCAGGCTGGGGGGATGCTCGCGATAGTGGGCCTTGTCTCGCTCGCCATAGTCATGCCCGCCGACGGGGCTTTGCCCTATCTCGGCGGGCTCGCTCTCGCCTCCGCATTGAGCGTCGTTGCCATCGCGGGAGCCACCCTCGACGGTTCGCGCACGGGTGCATGGCTCGACAGCGCGCCACTCGCGTGGGTGGGAGAACGCTCGTTCGGGCTGTATCTGTGGCACTGGCCGATCTGGGTTCTGGTCACAGCAATCGCCTCGGATTTGCGGGCAAGCACGGCCGGTCAGTGGACTATCGGCGGAATAGCCCTCGTACTTACGGTTGCGGCGACGGTGGCCTCCCACCGCTATGTCGAACAACCAATCCGGCGGCTCGGGTTCCGGGGAGCGGCCCGCGAGTTCGGCGACCAGCTCCGCATTCGCGCTCCGCGTCGCGGTGTGCGCATGCTCGTTTTCGCCGTCGCAGCCAGTGCCTCGCTTGCCCTGATCGCCGCAACCGCGTCGGGCATCGTTTCGGGAGAGAAGGCCGGGTCAGTCGAGCGGCAGATCGAAGCCGGTCGTGCGGCCATCGAATCAACCGCCGTGCCCCACTCCGGCGCGACGCCGACCTCGCCGACCTCGCCGGTCGCATCGCCCGAGTCGGCCGCGCCCGCGGCGCTGCCCGGGGGCGACCAGATCACGGCCATCGGCGACTCGGTCATGCTCGCCTCGGCGGCCTCGCTCCAGCAAACGTTCCCGGGCATCGTTATCGATGCCGCAGTCTCTCGCCAGTTTTCCGCTGTGCCCAATCTGATTCGCGCCCATAAAGAGGCGAACACCCTGCGGCCAATTGTGCTGCTCGGGCTAGGAACGAACGGCCCTGTCGACGCCGACGTTCTCGCAGAAGTGCGGCAGCTGCTCGGCACTGCCCACCAGCTGGTTGTCGTCAATGTCTATGCACCCCGGTCCTGGACGGACGGAGTGAACACCGAACTGACCAGGTTCGCTCAACGCTTTCGCGACGTGGAGCTCGCCAACTGGCGCGACTCCATCGCGCCGCAATTGCGACTCCTCGCTGGCGACCAGATTCATCCGGGAGATGCGGGCGGGCTCGTCTACGCCTCCGCCGTTCGCGACGCTCTGCAACGCCTTGCCGAGCTGCCGCCGGTCATTGGTCCCCGCGACTACGGGTTGGCCGCTCAGCCGCTTTAG
- the rplQ gene encoding 50S ribosomal protein L17, which yields MPKPTKGPRLGGGPAHERLLLANLAAALFTHKSIKTTETRAKRLRPVAERLVTFAKRGDLHSRRRALAIITDKSVIHELFTEIAPLVAERQGGYTRITKLGFRKGDNASMVQIELVLEPVNAKPKAKADKPAKAAAPVEEAPVEEAPVEETSTDETAAAEETTEVAEAPADDAAAETK from the coding sequence ATGCCAAAGCCCACTAAGGGTCCGCGCCTCGGAGGAGGCCCCGCCCACGAGCGTCTGCTGCTCGCCAACCTCGCCGCCGCGCTGTTCACTCACAAGAGCATCAAGACGACCGAGACCCGCGCGAAGCGCCTCCGTCCCGTTGCCGAGCGTCTCGTGACGTTCGCGAAGCGTGGCGACCTGCACTCGCGTCGCCGCGCGCTTGCGATCATCACTGACAAGTCCGTCATCCACGAGCTCTTCACGGAGATCGCGCCGCTCGTTGCCGAGCGTCAGGGCGGATACACCCGCATCACGAAGCTCGGCTTCCGCAAGGGTGACAACGCGTCGATGGTTCAGATCGAGCTCGTTCTCGAGCCCGTGAACGCCAAGCCGAAGGCCAAGGCTGACAAGCCCGCCAAGGCCGCAGCTCCCGTCGAGGAGGCTCCTGTCGAGGAGGCTCCCGTTGAGGAGACCAGCACCGACGAGACCGCTGCTGCCGAGGAGACCACCGAGGTCGCCGAGGCTCCTGCGGACGACGCCGCTGCAGAAACCAAGTAA
- a CDS encoding DNA-directed RNA polymerase subunit alpha, giving the protein MLIAQRPTLSEENISEFRSRFVIEPLEPGFGYTLGNSLRRTLLSSIPGAAVTSIRIDGVLHEFSTVAGVKEDVTEIILNIKQLVVSSEHDEPITAYLRKQGSGEVTAADISAPAGVEIHNPELVIATLNDKAKFELELTIERGRGYVSATQNRNEFSEAGQIPIDSIYSPVLKVTYRVEATRAGERTDFDRLVVDVETKQAISPRDAIASAGKTLVELFGLARELNSAAEGIEIGPAPVDAVLSTELSMPIEDLDLSVRSYNCLKREGINNVSELVALSETQLMNIRNFGQKSVDEVKDKLVEMGLSLKDAVPGFDGAHFYSGYDDAEGTN; this is encoded by the coding sequence GTGCTCATTGCACAGCGTCCCACTCTTTCCGAAGAGAACATCTCCGAGTTCCGGTCACGCTTCGTGATCGAGCCTCTTGAGCCTGGCTTTGGTTACACCCTCGGAAACTCCCTCCGCCGCACCCTCCTCTCCTCGATCCCCGGCGCTGCCGTGACGAGCATCCGCATCGACGGTGTTCTCCACGAGTTCAGCACGGTTGCAGGAGTCAAGGAGGATGTCACAGAGATCATCCTGAACATCAAGCAGCTCGTCGTCTCGAGCGAGCACGATGAGCCGATCACCGCTTACCTGCGCAAGCAGGGCTCGGGCGAGGTCACCGCTGCGGATATCTCCGCTCCGGCCGGCGTCGAGATCCACAACCCTGAGCTCGTCATCGCCACCCTGAACGACAAGGCGAAGTTCGAGCTTGAGCTCACGATCGAGCGTGGCCGTGGCTACGTGTCGGCAACTCAGAACCGCAACGAGTTCTCTGAGGCCGGCCAGATCCCGATCGACTCGATCTACTCGCCCGTTCTCAAGGTCACCTACCGTGTCGAGGCAACTCGTGCCGGTGAGCGCACCGACTTCGACCGCCTTGTGGTCGATGTTGAGACCAAGCAGGCGATCAGCCCCCGCGACGCAATTGCCTCCGCCGGAAAGACGCTCGTTGAGCTCTTCGGCCTGGCCCGCGAGCTCAACTCTGCCGCTGAGGGCATCGAGATCGGCCCCGCGCCGGTCGACGCCGTTCTCTCGACCGAGCTGAGCATGCCCATCGAGGATCTTGACCTCTCGGTGCGCAGCTACAACTGCCTCAAGCGCGAGGGCATTAACAACGTGAGTGAACTGGTCGCCCTTTCGGAGACTCAGCTCATGAACATCCGCAACTTCGGTCAGAAGTCGGTGGATGAAGTCAAGGACAAGCTCGTGGAGATGGGCCTGTCGCTGAAGGACGCGGTTCCCGGGTTCGACGGTGCGCACTTCTACAGCGGCTACGACGACGCCGAGGGCACCAACTAA
- the rpsK gene encoding 30S ribosomal protein S11, which produces MATPKSAARKPRRKEKKNVAVGQAHIKSTFNNTIVTITDPTGAVLSWSSSGVVGFKGSRKSTPYAAQMSAESAARQAQEHGVKKVDVFVKGPGSGRETAIRSLQAAGLEVGSINDVTPQAHNGCRPPKRRRV; this is translated from the coding sequence TTGGCAACACCGAAATCGGCCGCTCGCAAGCCGCGCCGCAAGGAGAAGAAGAACGTCGCAGTGGGCCAGGCTCACATCAAGTCGACGTTCAACAACACGATCGTGACGATCACCGACCCGACCGGAGCTGTGCTCAGCTGGTCGTCGTCAGGTGTCGTTGGCTTCAAGGGCTCGCGCAAGTCGACCCCTTACGCCGCCCAGATGTCGGCCGAGTCGGCCGCGCGTCAGGCGCAGGAGCATGGCGTCAAGAAGGTTGACGTCTTCGTCAAGGGCCCGGGTTCGGGTCGCGAGACGGCTATCCGTTCACTTCAGGCCGCTGGCCTCGAGGTTGGCAGCATCAACGACGTGACGCCCCAGGCTCACAACGGATGCCGTCCCCCGAAGCGCCGCCGCGTCTAA
- the rpsM gene encoding 30S ribosomal protein S13, translating to MARLAGVDIPRDKRVEVALTYIYGVGRTKSLQALEATGIDVNIRVKDLTDDQLVALRDYIEGNYKVEGDLRREVAADIRRKVEIGSYQGIRHRRGLPVHGQRTKTNARTRKGPKRTVAGKKKAR from the coding sequence ATGGCTCGTCTAGCAGGCGTAGACATTCCGCGCGACAAGCGCGTTGAAGTCGCACTTACTTACATCTACGGCGTAGGCCGTACCAAGTCGCTCCAGGCCCTTGAGGCCACCGGCATCGACGTGAACATCCGCGTCAAGGACCTCACCGACGACCAGCTCGTTGCGCTCCGTGACTACATCGAGGGCAACTACAAGGTTGAGGGTGACCTTCGCCGTGAGGTTGCCGCTGACATCCGCCGCAAGGTCGAGATCGGAAGCTACCAGGGCATCCGTCACCGTCGCGGCCTGCCCGTCCACGGTCAGCGCACCAAGACCAACGCTCGCACCCGCAAGGGTCCGAAGCGCACCGTCGCCGGCAAGAAGAAGGCACGATAG
- the rpmJ gene encoding 50S ribosomal protein L36: protein MKVNPSVKPICDHCKVIRRHGNVMVICKSNPRHKQRQG from the coding sequence ATGAAGGTCAACCCCAGCGTCAAGCCCATCTGCGACCACTGCAAGGTAATCCGCCGTCACGGCAACGTGATGGTCATCTGCAAGTCCAACCCGCGCCACAAGCAGCGCCAGGGCTGA
- the infA gene encoding translation initiation factor IF-1: MAKKDGVIEIEGSVVEALPNAMFRVELSNGHKVLAHISGKMRQHYIRILPEDRVIVELSPYDLTRGRIVYRYK; encoded by the coding sequence ATGGCCAAAAAAGACGGTGTCATCGAAATCGAGGGCTCTGTGGTTGAAGCTCTGCCCAACGCGATGTTTCGCGTTGAGCTCAGCAACGGGCACAAAGTACTTGCTCACATCTCGGGCAAGATGCGCCAGCACTACATCCGCATCCTTCCAGAGGACCGCGTGATCGTGGAGCTGAGCCCCTACGACCTGACCCGTGGTCGGATCGTTTACCGCTACAAGTAA
- the map gene encoding type I methionyl aminopeptidase: MRRGIYKKPAELRLMVAPGVLTAQALDAVRHAIRPGVTTIELDAIAEKVIRDGGGEPNFALVPGYRHTICASVNEDVVHGIPGDRVLEPGDIVSIDCGAQVAGWNGDSAITVVIPDPTQPELVAARQRLSDVTEGSLWRGIAALSRASHLNEVGDAIEDYIDSNGTFGILEDYVGHGIGRSMHEAPTVFNYSVRDRGPAVKPGLCVAIEPMVTLGGIDTFVREDEWTIATGDGSSAAHWEHSVAVHSGGIWVTTAHDGGAAELAALGVKPIPIP; the protein is encoded by the coding sequence ATGCGCCGCGGCATCTACAAGAAGCCGGCCGAGCTGCGCCTCATGGTCGCTCCCGGCGTTCTTACGGCGCAGGCGCTTGACGCCGTGCGCCACGCTATTCGCCCCGGCGTCACCACGATCGAACTCGATGCGATCGCCGAGAAGGTGATCCGCGACGGCGGGGGAGAGCCCAACTTCGCGCTGGTCCCTGGCTATCGCCACACAATCTGCGCCTCGGTAAACGAGGATGTTGTCCACGGGATTCCCGGGGACCGCGTTCTCGAACCCGGCGACATCGTGTCCATTGACTGCGGCGCACAGGTTGCAGGTTGGAATGGTGATTCGGCGATCACGGTCGTCATCCCCGATCCCACCCAGCCCGAGCTCGTTGCGGCACGCCAAAGGCTCTCCGATGTAACCGAGGGTTCTCTGTGGCGCGGAATTGCGGCGCTCTCCCGCGCCTCCCACCTCAACGAGGTCGGAGACGCGATTGAGGACTACATCGACTCGAACGGCACATTCGGCATCCTCGAGGACTATGTAGGACACGGCATCGGACGCTCGATGCACGAGGCACCCACCGTGTTCAACTACAGCGTTCGCGACCGAGGCCCCGCGGTCAAGCCGGGTCTGTGTGTTGCAATCGAGCCGATGGTCACCCTCGGGGGAATCGACACATTCGTGCGCGAAGACGAATGGACCATTGCCACGGGCGACGGTTCTTCTGCTGCACATTGGGAGCACAGTGTCGCCGTGCACTCCGGCGGCATCTGGGTCACCACGGCTCACGACGGCGGAGCCGCTGAGCTTGCTGCCTTGGGTGTCAAGCCCATCCCGATCCCCTAG
- a CDS encoding adenylate kinase produces the protein MTRLLIVGPPGAGKGTQSARLTSAFGIPAISTGDIFRYNIANETPLGVEVKAIVDAGDYVPDSLTNALVANRIEEDDAKAGFLLDGYPRTLEQVAYLDELLSSKGQALDAVILLVADQDEVVERLRKRALEQGRVDDSEESIRHRQEVYARETQPLIAVYRERGLLVEVDGLGEIDAVSERITEGLAARGIRPAHVK, from the coding sequence ATGACACGACTCCTGATTGTCGGACCCCCCGGTGCAGGAAAGGGCACGCAGTCGGCACGACTGACGAGCGCTTTCGGCATCCCCGCAATCTCGACCGGCGACATCTTTCGCTACAACATCGCCAACGAGACGCCCCTGGGCGTTGAGGTCAAGGCGATCGTCGACGCTGGCGACTATGTCCCCGACAGCCTCACCAACGCGCTCGTCGCGAACCGCATAGAAGAAGACGACGCTAAGGCTGGCTTTCTTCTCGACGGCTACCCCCGCACCCTTGAACAGGTCGCCTATCTCGACGAGCTTCTGAGCTCGAAGGGTCAGGCGCTCGATGCCGTCATCCTCCTGGTCGCAGATCAGGATGAGGTGGTGGAGCGGTTGCGCAAGCGCGCTCTCGAACAGGGCCGGGTTGACGACTCCGAGGAGTCGATCCGTCACCGCCAAGAGGTTTACGCCCGCGAGACTCAGCCGCTGATTGCGGTGTATCGCGAGCGCGGCCTTCTCGTTGAGGTCGATGGACTCGGCGAAATTGATGCAGTTTCTGAACGGATCACCGAGGGCCTCGCGGCCCGCGGAATCCGCCCAGCGCACGTCAAATAG